In one window of Tolypothrix sp. PCC 7712 DNA:
- the iscB gene encoding RNA-guided endonuclease IscB: MQTNYVFLVDTNKQPLNPIHPARARELLNKNKAAIYRQFPFTLVLHKAIDNPVVRLLTLKLDPGSKTTGIALLDGENVIWAAELQHRGWSIKDALNSRRSLRRSRRSRKTRYRMARFDNRKRPEGWLPPSLIHRVLTVETWVKRLCRYAPIAQAVMELVKFDTQKMQNPEIDGIEYQQGQLAGYEVRQYLLEKWGRQCVYCDKEGVPLQIEHIHPKSKGGSNRVSNLALSCKRCNLKKGTQLIDEFLKKDAKRLEKIKQQAKKPLKDAAAVNATRWTLFHTLKGILPTTTGTGAQTKYNRTLFQLEKQHWIDAACIGDIKAIKLLTLQPLLIKANGWGTRQMAGTNKYGFPIRHRTRQSLHFGFQTGDIVKAVVLSGKKVGQYVGRVLCRARGSFDIVTKTGRVGDINHRFCKPIHKKDGYSYAF; encoded by the coding sequence ATGCAAACCAATTATGTTTTTCTTGTTGACACCAATAAACAACCATTAAACCCAATTCATCCCGCGAGAGCGCGAGAGTTACTTAACAAAAATAAAGCAGCAATTTACCGACAATTTCCTTTCACTCTTGTGCTGCACAAGGCAATTGATAACCCAGTTGTTCGACTACTTACTCTTAAGCTTGACCCTGGTAGCAAAACTACAGGGATAGCATTATTAGATGGGGAGAATGTTATTTGGGCAGCAGAACTACAACATAGGGGCTGGTCCATCAAGGACGCACTTAACAGCCGCCGCTCGTTACGTAGATCTCGTCGTAGCCGCAAAACTCGTTACCGTATGGCTCGTTTTGATAACCGTAAGCGACCAGAAGGGTGGCTACCTCCTTCGTTGATACATCGTGTTCTCACAGTTGAAACTTGGGTAAAACGGCTTTGTCGCTACGCACCTATCGCTCAAGCTGTTATGGAATTAGTCAAATTCGACACGCAAAAAATGCAAAACCCAGAGATTGACGGCATCGAATATCAGCAAGGACAACTCGCTGGTTACGAAGTCCGACAATACCTTCTAGAAAAGTGGGGGCGTCAATGTGTTTACTGTGACAAAGAAGGCGTGCCACTTCAAATTGAACATATTCATCCAAAATCCAAAGGTGGTAGCAATCGTGTCAGCAATTTAGCTCTTAGCTGTAAACGATGCAATCTTAAAAAAGGGACACAACTTATTGATGAGTTTTTGAAAAAAGATGCAAAAAGATTAGAGAAAATTAAACAACAAGCCAAAAAACCATTAAAAGATGCTGCTGCTGTTAATGCGACTCGTTGGACACTTTTTCATACCCTAAAAGGTATTTTGCCAACAACAACAGGAACAGGTGCTCAAACAAAGTACAATCGAACTCTTTTTCAACTAGAAAAGCAACACTGGATTGACGCGGCTTGTATTGGCGACATTAAAGCAATTAAGTTGCTAACATTGCAGCCACTACTAATTAAAGCGAATGGTTGGGGAACCAGACAAATGGCTGGTACAAACAAGTATGGCTTTCCTATCCGTCATCGTACTCGTCAATCGCTTCATTTTGGCTTCCAGACTGGCGATATAGTTAAAGCCGTTGTGCTTTCAGGGAAGAAAGTGGGTCAGTACGTTGGTCGCGTATTATGTCGCGCCAGAGGCAGTTTTGACATCGTTACCAAAACCGGAAGAGTTGGAGACATTAATCATAGGTTTTGCAAACCCATTCACAAGAAGGACGGATATTCGTATGCTTTTTAA